From the genome of Brassica oleracea var. oleracea cultivar TO1000 chromosome C4, BOL, whole genome shotgun sequence:
CCTTAGTAGTAGAATGTGACCCACTGTGTTATAAAAAGTCAAAAAGTGATCTTTTATGTAAAAAACTCGTGATTATATATGGGCTTCAACTCAAAACTTCCTAATATTAAAAAAAATTCATATTCTTAAACATGAATCTTATGCTATGTTTTAACGTATATAAATGATGTATGTCTTCATATATTTACAATTTTTTCACCACATTAAGTTGCATGCACAACATCTTTTCAGATTATATAAATGTTAATAGTTCATCACTTTTAAGCTTTCGTTTGAGTTTTATAATAACTAGAGCTTTTACCGCACTACGCGCGGTTTGTTGTTTATAAAATTTATATATATTTTAAAGTTAAACTTAAATATAAGGATTGATTATCATTTATTTGTTGATATAGTATTTGACAAATTAAAATGAATTTTTTGAAAGATAATAATTTTTGTGTTTAAAATATCATTAATTTATATACTAATATATATTTTAGATGTAAACATATTTAAAGTTTCTATTAATCTTTTGGTAATCATGTTTAACTTCATTTCATATACATACACACACACTGCATGTGTAATCATTTTGAATACTTAGATATGTAAATTTTGATGACCAATAACACAATGACTTAATAAATATTTAAATCTTTGAATGGGAGTGAAGAGGATGAGGATCATGTTAAACATGATGTTATGTACGGTACAATATTAATCATGCACTGCTGACTTCAAAATCAAAACATAATTTCAAAAATGAGACTGATATAAGGAAGAACAGAGCTAGCAGAACCCAAACCAGTAAGCAGTAAGCTGCTATTAACTTAAAAAAGACAACACCCCTATAAGCATGAAACAATATCCAAAGACAAAGGCAGACAACCAAGAAAGAAAAATTACATGTGCATGATAATTACCTGCTGGTTAATAGGTGTTCCTCCATAAGCAACAACGACCTTCACACCAGTTTGGTATGCGGATTTTTTTGCTTCATCATGAATCTAAATAAAAAAAAAAAAGCAAAACGTCAACAATGTGTATATATTTAAAAAATACACATGTGTCTTGTCTAAAGAAATTATATTCTGTGAGAGAATGAGTAGATTCTCTATGTTACCTGAGATGCCAGCTCCCTTGTTGGTGAGAGGATAACTGCAAGAGGGTAAACGGTCCGTGAACCACGAGGTCTCTGAAGGTGCTGATCTCTCATGATTCCACTAATTATCGGAAAGCAAAAGGCAGCAGTCTTCCCAGATCCTGTCTGAGCACAGGCCATCAAATCCCTCTCTGCAAGAAGTATCGGAATGGTGTGACGCTGTACAGGTGTTGGCCTCACGTGCTTACACCTCCTGATGTTGAGATTCAATGCTTCCCCAAGATCAATGTCAGCAAAAGTGTTAACAGGAGGAGGCACGTCTCCTCCAGTGGTCTCGATGAGAATATCTTCATAGGCATCAAAATTAATGCCAGTATTCTCCTGAACGGCGGGTTCTAGATCAGCATCATCTCCAAACGGATTAACTTCACGTTCCCATCCTCCACCTCTGTTGTTCCAGATACCACCACCACCACCACTTACTCGTCCACCATAACCTTGGCCGGGACGCCCTACATCATTCATGTAGCCACCGCCTCCACCAACTCCACCTCCAGGAGCCCATCTAGACGGTTGACCACCATACCCCAGACGATCATTTTGTGGCAAAGGAGAAACAGGCTCAGACTGCCTGTTCCTTAGATGTGGGGGAACATAAGCAGGCTTTGCCCTGGAAGCAGCCTTCTCAGAGTCAGCCACATCAGCCCATGATGCACTCATAACTGAAACTTTGTCCTAAATCTAGAAAAAAGCTTGCAACTTTAAATACAAATTCCACAAAGGTCTAGTTAGCAGAGAAACGTAATCCAATAGCAGATGGGTGATAGTAAGTAAAGGAAGAGGCTTTATCGAAACCCATAAGCTGGAAAGATGAAACCCTCAAAAAATCTCAATCAGATCTATCAAACGACTAAATTAGAAGAGAAGAGAAAGAAGGTGGCTATCTAACTGCTCGAAATAGAGAGATACGTTCGCGGATAAACAAAGGAGAGAGGATCTATGGAGAGAGAGAGGGAACCTTAGTAATCGGCAGAGAGAATCGAATCGAAAAGAAGAAATCAATTCAACGGTAGTCGTTCACCCAACGGAGAAGCTCGGAGAAGGGAGAAAAGGAAATATAGAAACTGTAACGAGGTGAGCAAATGAGTTTTTTCAACTGGGATGTGGATCGACAAATTTGCGGGGAAGATTTAGGTCGTGCTGACATGGCATATATTTAGAATCTGATTGGCTCGAATTAATTTGCTGATGTGGACACTTTAGGTGTTGAGCTTATTCTCCTTTTTGTATTGTAAGATATATAGCTTGATTTTAAATTACAATATAAAAATATTGGGGAATTCTAACTTTAGTTCTTCGCAAATAAATTATAACTTTAACTCAAATAAGAAAATAGTAAAA
Proteins encoded in this window:
- the LOC106342382 gene encoding DEAD-box ATP-dependent RNA helicase 11-like, whose amino-acid sequence is MSASWADVADSEKAASRAKPAYVPPHLRNRQSEPVSPLPQNDRLGYGGQPSRWAPGGGVGGGGGYMNDVGRPGQGYGGRVSGGGGGIWNNRGGGWEREVNPFGDDADLEPAVQENTGINFDAYEDILIETTGGDVPPPVNTFADIDLGEALNLNIRRCKHVRPTPVQRHTIPILLAERDLMACAQTGSGKTAAFCFPIISGIMRDQHLQRPRGSRTVYPLAVILSPTRELASQIHDEAKKSAYQTGVKVVVAYGGTPINQQAETETPRHLNTLNLLLKRFEHGRVSAPKHHQDKAKPLETPNSPMSPSILQKYRNYLLYMKDPAEKIGEKRMDRWSSGGELKSGKDKPKKLPEIL